From a region of the Lactuca sativa cultivar Salinas chromosome 4, Lsat_Salinas_v11, whole genome shotgun sequence genome:
- the LOC111878494 gene encoding LOW QUALITY PROTEIN: F-box protein At4g00755 (The sequence of the model RefSeq protein was modified relative to this genomic sequence to represent the inferred CDS: inserted 2 bases in 1 codon): MDNQIDFFQWLESDMALKILTCLDDSADLIRASAVSHYWQNFVISNGLNKQLCLKRFPQLASITHDPSSGDVAYAALFQAVTKFPQSYCIADPVSASSTDNYPEESILNTLDPRDKIRQRDYSYWSSKGSDDPEKPETLIYNLSANFCVISEIYLHPFQALFQIDSPIYSSKYVRFRMGHPRSLTEINHDFMESQECADDKFIWTYTSQIFPMAQENRLQKFKLXEPVICIGGFLQIELLGRVQKQAADGKYYICVAHVQAIGRKLSPAFCVEVCEESKGVALRYDGGEFEVMMQRVSSGDGGSLSTSLLPVQPPRQLAWGNLQDFLHMVQAPPQDGGWYEWVVDDGDDDEVEEEEVDMDGDDEIDPAFLI; the protein is encoded by the exons ATGGATAATCAAATCGACTTCTTTCAATGGCTCGAATCTGACATGGCACTCAAAATTCTGACATGTCTAGATGACTCAGCCGACCTCATTCGCGCATCTGCTGTATCTCACTACTGGCAAAACTTCG TGATCTCCAATGGACTTAACAAGCAACTTTGCCTGAAAAGATTCCCCCAGCTTGCTAGCATTACTCATGACCCATCAAGTGGTGACGTGGCATATGCTGCTCTTTTCCAAGCTGTCACAAAATTTCCTCAAAGTTATTGCATTGCTGATCCCGTGAGTGCTTCAAGCACCGATAACTACCCGGAGGAAAGCATTTTGAACACATTGGACCCACGCGACAAAATTCGCCAGAGGGATTATTCCTATTGGTCAAGTAAAGGAAGCGATGATCCTGAAAAACCCGAGACACTGATATATAACTTATCAGCCAACTTTTGTGTTATATCGGAAatatacttgcatccatttcaaGCTTTGTTTCAAATTGATTCGCCAATATATTCATCTAAATATGTGCGCTTTAGAATGGGACACCCGAGATCTTTGACTGAGATCAATCATGATTTTATGGAGTCTCAAGAATGTGCAGATGATAAGTTTATTTGGACTTACACTTCACAAATCTTCCCAATGGCTCAGGAAAATCGGTTACAAAAGTTCAAGTT AGAGCCTGTGATTTGCATCGGTGGGTTTTTGCAAATTGAGTTGTTGGGTCGGGTTCAGAAACAGGCAGCTGATGGGAAATATTATATATG tGTGGCTCATGTGCAAGCGATAGGGCGGAAACTGTCGCCGGCGTTTTGTGTTGAGGTTTGTGAAGAATCGAAAGGTGTGGCTCTGAGGTATGATGGTGGGGAATTTGAGGTGATGATGCAACGTGTTTCAAGTGGAGATGGTGGTTCGCTTAGTACAAGTTTGCTTCCGGTTCAACCTCCGAGGCAACTAGCTTGGGGGAATTTACAAGACTTCTTGCACATGGTACAAGCGCCTCCTCAAGATGGTGGTTGGTATGAATGGGTtgttgatgatggtgatgatgatgaggtggaggaggaggaggttgATATGGATGGGGATGATGAGATTGATCCGGCTTTCTTAATCTAG